GAGACGGATGCGGGAACCAGTCGCCATAGGCGCTGTCGGTGATGCGCTCGACGCTGGAACCATCCACCCGCACGCGCCAAATCTGCATCTGGCCGGTTCGGCTGGAGTTGAAATAGATCCATCGTCCATCCGGCGAATAATCCGGGCCGTCGTTGCGGCCTTCACCATGGGTGAGGCGCGTTTCAACGCCGCTGTCTATGTCCATGGAATAGATGTCGAAAACCTGGTCGCGAATGCCGCAATAGGTAAAACTTTTCCCGTCCGGCGACCAGCCATGCCAGTAGGAGGGAAGGTTCTTCGTCATCAGCCGCGGTGTGCCGCCCGTCGACGGCAAAAGGTAGATCGCGCTCTTGCCGAACTCCACCTTGTCGGAAATGGCATAGAGCGCACCATCGGGCGAAATGCCGTGGTCGTTATTGCAGATTGTCGCAAAGCCGGTGTCGACCTTTTCCGGCGAAGGGTCGCCGGCAAGTGACAGGCGATAAAGCAGCCCTTCGCTGTTCAACAGCAGATATTTCCCGTCCGGCGACCAGTTCGGCGCTTCAAACAGCTCCGGCGTCTGCCAGACCACCCGCATCTTCCGGGTCCGGATGTTGAAGATTTCGATGGAACTGCGCATGCTGCCTCCCGGGCCTGTCGATAGTCTGGTGTGGAGCGTCGACTGGCGCATACATTCCGTTTGCGCACCTTACCGATCCCGAAACCGGTTGGTAATCGGATAACGCCGGTCCCGCCCAAAATTCTTCTTGGTGATCTTCACACCCGGAGCCGATTGCCGGCGCTTGTATTCGGCCAGATAAAGCAGATGCTCGACCCGGTGCACGGTGGCCACATCATGGCCGCGCGCCAGAATTTCCTCGACCGACATTTCCTTCTCGACAAGGCACTCGAGAATATCATCCAGCACCGGATAGGGCGGCAGCGAATCCTGGTCGGTCTGGTTGGGGCGCAGTTCGGCCGATGGCGCCTTGGCGATGATATTGGCTGGGATAACCTCGCCGGAAGGGCCAAGCGCGCCCGGCGGCACATGGGCGTTGCGCCAGCTGGAAATGGCATAGACCTGCATCTTGTAGAGGTCCTTGATGGGATTGAAACCGCCATTCATATCGCCATAAAGCGTCGCATAGCCCACCGACATTTCCGACTTGTTGCCGGTCGTTACCACCATCGAGCCGAACTTGTTGGAGACAGCCATCAAAATGGTGCCACGCGTGCGGCTCTGCAGATTTTCTTCGGTAATGCCCTCTTCCGTGCCCTCGAAGAGTTCGGAGAGCGCCGAAAGAAAGCCTTCCACCGGCTCGACGATCGGCACGATATCGTAACGGCAGCCGAGCGCTCTCGCACAATCGGCGGCGTCCTTCAGCGATTCTTCCGAGGTGTAGCGGTAGGGCAGCATGATGCAGCGTACCCGCTCCTCACCCAGCGCATCGACGGCAAGGGCTGCGCAGATCGCCGAATCGATGCCGCCGGAAAGGCCGAGAACCACGCTCTTGAAGCCGTTCTTGTTGACGTAATCCCTAAAGCCCAGCATGCAGGCGCGGTAATCCGCCTCCTCGCCCTCAGGGATTTTCGAGAAAGGCCCGCTGTCGCAATGCCAGCCGTCTGCGGTGCGTTTCCAGTCGGTGACAGCGAGCGTGGCCTCGAACTGGCTCATCTGAAAGGCCAGCGTCTTGTCGGCATTAAAGCCGAAGCTCGCACCGTCAAACACCAGCTCATCCTGTCCGCCCAGCTGATTGGCGAAAACCAGCGGCAGGCCGCTTTCGATCACCTGCCTGAGCGCCACCTGATGGCGCACATCCAGCTTGCCGCGATAATAGGGCGACCCATTCGGCACCAGCAGGATTTCCGCCCCGCTTTCGGCCAGCGTCTCGCACACGCCCATGTCGTTCCAGATTTCCTCGCAGATCGGAATGCCGATCCGCACGCCACGGAAATTATAGGGCCCGGAAATCGACCCTTCTTCGAAAACACGTTTTTCGTCGAACTCGCCGTAATTCGGCAGATCGATCTTGTCACGCAACGCGATGATCTTGCCACCATCCAGAAGCGCCACCGAATTGTGCCGGCCTGTCTCGCCCTGACGCGGAAAACCGATGACGACGCCCGGCCCGCCATCGGCAGTCTCCGCCGCCAGTTCTTCCACAGCCTTCAGGCAGGCCTTCAGAAAAGCCGGCTTAAGCACCAGATCCTCCGGCGGATAGCCTGAAATGAACAGCTCCGTCAGGAGCAGAAGGTCGGCACCCTGCGTCGCCGCATCGGCCCGTGCCTCACGCGCCCTGGCGAGATTGCCCGCCACGTCGCCAACAGTCGGATTGAACTGCCCGACGGCAATTCGAAGATGGTTCTGGATATCGTGTCTGTCGCTCATGCCATTTCAATACCGCGCCCGTGGCCGCTCCGCAACGCGGCAATTGCATGCCGTCGCCTGGGCAAGACGCCACGGCTGCGTTCACGCTAAGGTTATCACCGCCCCAGCCATCCTCCGCAAAGTTCATGTCGCGTTCATCGCGCTTATGTGACAGTTACATGACAATTTTGCGACGTCCGATTCACCTCCCCGGATCGGCGCTGCCGCCTGAAATACCGGAGTATGAGTTTGAGAGATTCGGCGCCAAAAACAACGGCTTCCGAAAAGGCTGGTCTTGTCTTTTCGCCTGCGGGACTGAGGAGCCTTTCGAAGCTTTCGGGTACGGCCTATACGCTTGCCAATCTGACGATCGCATCCATTGTGCTTGTCGTGGCGCTGGAATGGATCGCCCGCGGTTCGCTCCGTGATGTCGGCGCTTTCCTCACCTCCCCGGCCCGCCCGGGCGTAACCACCATCGCCGCCGTGCTCGCCCTTCTCCTGGCGCTGGATGCGATCCTTGGCAGGCGTTACCTGTCGCTGATTGCCGTCGCGCCGCTCTGCGCGCTGACGGGACTGATTTCCGCCCAGAAACAGACTTATCTCTCCGATCCACTTTACCCTTCCGACCTTTTATTCGGCCGGCAGATCCTCGAGCTTCTGCCGACCATGTTGAAGGCCCAGCCCCTGACGGCAGCACTGGTGGTCCTCGGCCTCTGCGCCGCCATCGCAGCCCTTGTGGCGTTATGGCTGCTGGCGCGCCGCCATTCGCCGGGCTTGAGCTGGCGTGAGCGCGCCGCGGGTCTTGTGCTGGCGTTGCCGCTTCTCGCCGGTCTTGCCTCGCTGATGGACTATTCGCATTATTCCTGGGTGCGCGATCGCCTCAACATCATTCCCATGATGTGGGATCAGCAGGAGAACTACCGCCATAACGGCTTCCTGATGGCCTTCGCCTTTAATATCCCCATGGCCAATGTCGCGGCACCCGAGGGTTATGGCGACAACAGCATCGCCGACCTCACCTCGAAATCCGCTTCCTTCGCCGCCAACAAGGGCGATTACCCTGATGTCATCATGCTGATGAGCGAATCGCTATGGGATCCGACCCGGCTGGAGAATGTCGAACTTTCGGCCGATCCCATGCCGACCATCCGCGCCAAACAGTCCGGCAATGTGTTTTCGCCTGAGTTCGGCGGCATGACGGCCAATGTGGAATTTGAGGCGCTGACCGGTTTCTCCAACGCCTTCCTGCCCTATGGTAGCATTCCCTATCAGCAATATATCCGCCGTCCGGTGCCCTCGCTCGCAAGCTTCTTCCGGGGCGAAGGATATTCCGCCATCGCCATGCATCCGTTCCAGGAATGGTTCTGGAACCGCAAGCAGGTCTACAAGAATTTTGGCTTCGAGGAATTCCGCTCCGAAGAGACGCTGCCGGCGATGGAAAAACGCGGCAACTTCGCCTCCGACGATGCCTTGATGAACGAGATCATGGCGACCGCCGATACGGCGAAGAACCCGCTCTTCCTCTTTGCCGTCACCCTGCAGGGACACGGCCCCTACGAAGCGGCCCGTTATGCCGAAAACACGATTGATGTGACGGGCGGTCTTTCCGCCTCGGCCTCGCAGGCGCTTGCCACCTATTCGCAGGGTGTCGTGGAAGCCGATGACGCGTTGTTGAAACTGATGCGCTGGGCAAAGAAGCGTGACCGCGAAACCATCATCGTCCTCTTCGGCGATCACCTGCCGCCGCTCGGCCAGACCTTCGTGGAAAGCGGTTACATGCCGGGCATGGTGGCCAGCCGCCGCGCGCCGCTGGAGGTGATGAAGAAGGAACACGAAACACCGCTCGTCGTCTGGTCCTCCAAGAAAGGCGTGCGCAAGAATATCGGCACCATCAGCCCGGCGCTCCTGCCCTATCATGTGTTGAAGACCGCGGGCTTCTCCGATCCTTTCTACACCGGCACGCTGGGTGACGTTCAGCAGGAATTCTCCGTCATCGACCGGCACATGCTGGTGGCGACGGATGGCGAGGCCATGCCCGACTGGTCGATCGCGCCGAACGCGGTTCCCGATGTGGTGCGCGATTATCGCCTGCTGCAATTCGATATGATGTTCGGCGCGCAATATGGCCGCGAGCGTTTCTTCCCCGGCTTTAACTGGCTGCATGAGGGCGCACCGGCGGTGTGATGGTTCTGGCTAGGGCGCCTGAACCGCATGGCGGTGGAAATCGTTTGAATTCCGCCACCATGCGGGTTTATCTCGGGAAAACGCACAAGCACCCCCATCAGAACCGGAGACACACCGTGTCAGATATCTCCGACTATATCGTCTCGCATTTCAAGCGCTCCTCCCGCGAAATCGGCGAGGTGGAACGGCGCATCCTGGAACTGTCGCACCAGAAGAAGCTGGTTTCGAGCGACATCAATGCGGAATTTTCCGCCGGCGCCAGTTTGGGCGACAGGCTGGCGGATAATATCGCCAAGGTCGGCGGTTCCTGGGGGTTCATTCTCAGCTTCTGCTTTTTCCTGATCTTCTGGGCCATCATCAACACCATAGTGCTGACCACCCGCGCCTTCGATCCCTACCCCTTCATCTTCCTCAATCTGCTTCTCTCGATGCTGGCCGCCATCCAGGCGCCGATCATCATGATGTCGCAGAACCGACAGGCCGCCCGCGACCGTTTCGAGGCCGCCAAGGACTATGAGGTGAACCTGAAGGCCGAGCTGGAGGTTCTGTCGCTGCATGAAAAGATCGATGTGAAGGTGCTCGCCGAACTGGCGGCACTGCGCCAGGACATCGCCGCCATCCACCACCACGTCACCCGCAAAGACGACTGACGCGAAAAAACATCTTCCCCGCTTTTCCCCACCCCGCGCCGCACTGTTAGAGTGAACGCAGTCCTGCCGGGTGAACGCCAGACGTGGCGGAAACTAGAGGACGGTCCTGGTGGTGGAACGCCGGCAACGTTCGTGGAAAGGACCATTTCGCAAAGCGCCGTGCACGGCCCTTGCGAGATACGGCATGGTGAAAGACCCGGCTGCGCAACGCATCCGACCCACACCAACCTCACCTGAAGCGCAGCCGGGGATCGCCCGGTGCTCTCCATCCATACCCCGCATGGCAGCGCTGTGCGGGATGAAGCTGTTGGTTTTTGGGGCGTTTTCAGGAAGTGAACGGAAGTGCGTACGGCTTACCCCCCTCTGCCCTGCCGGGCATCTCCCCCTCAAGGGGGGAGATCGATCTGCGGCGAGGTTCCGCCCCTCTCAACGTTTGAGGATGAAGCGACAAAAGGGCCTCCTGCTGATCTCCCCCCTTGAGGGGGAGATGCCGGCAGGGCAGAGGGGGGGTAAAGTCCCACCCACCGTCCCTCCGATACGAATCGGACAACCCTCCCGAAAATCCATCCCCAGTTACGAATCCGTCAGATTATTACGCTACAGATTGACGCAGGCGTTTGTTGCATTGCACACTTACGGGCAAGGCTGATACGGGAATCACTCCCCATCGTCCAAATGGCATCACGACCATTTCGCGACGACGCCACGCCGGATGCGACATCCGGTATCGAAATATATTCTGTTCCGGGGTTTTTCATGTACCAGTTCGATCTGATTGTTGTCGGCAGCGGTCCGGCGGGAAGACGGGCCGCCATCCAGGCCGCCAAGCTCGAAAAGAAGGTTCTGGTCATCGAGAAAGGCAGCCGTGTCGGCGGTGTTTCCGTGCATACCGGCACCATCCCGTCCAAGACCCTGCGCGAAACCGCGCTCAATCTCACCGGCTGGCGCGAGCGCGGTTTTTACGGCCGTGCCTATCGCGTCAAGCAGGAGATCGACGCCGACGATCTGCGCCGCCGTCTGCTCATCACGCTCGATCATGAAGTCGAGGTGCTGGAGCATCAGTTCGCCCGCAACCGCGTGCAGCACATTCGCGGCACGGCAAGCTTCATCGACGCCAACACGATGAAAGTCGTGAAGAGCGACGGTGAAGTCATGACCGTCACTGCCACCTCCATTCTGCTCACCATCGGCACCCGGCCCTACCGGCCGCCGCATATTCCCTTCGATGGCCAGGCGGTGCTCGATTCGGATGAGATTCTCGAGATCAAGGAATTGCCGCGCTCCATGGTCGTCGTCGGTGCCGGCGTCATCGGCATCGAATATGCGACGATCTTCAGCGCACTCGACACACAGGTAACGGTGGTGGAACCACGCGAGACCATGCTGGAATTCATCGATAAGGAAATCGTCGAGGATTTCACCTATCAGCTGCGCGACCGCAACATGAAGCTGATCTTCGGCCAGAAGGCGGAAAAGGTGGAGCGCGACGAAAGCGGCAAATGCCTCGTTTCGCTCAGCAACGGCCGCGTCCTGAAAGCCGAGACCGTACTCTTCGCCGCCGGCCGCGTCGGCGCCACCGATACGCTCAATCTTTCCGCCTGCGGGCTGGAGGCCGACAGCCGTGGCCGCCTGAAGGTCGATCCCGAGACCTTCCAGACCTCGGTGCCGAACATCTATGCCGCCGGCGACATCATCGGTTTCCCGAGCCTTGCCTCCACGTCAATGGAACAGGGCCGCATCGCCGCCCGCCATGCCGTCGGCGCACCGGCCGGCGAGCCGCCGCAATTCTTCCCCTACGGCATCTATGCCGTGCCTGAGATCTCCACCTGCGGCCTGACGGAAGAGGAAGTTGTTGAACGCGGCATTCCCTATGAATGCGGCATCGCCCATTTCCGCGAAACCTCGCGCGGCCACATCATGGGCCTCGACAGCGGTCTGTTGAAGATGATCTTCTCGCTGAAAACCCGCCGCCTGCTCGGCGTCCACATCGTCGGCGAAGGCGCGACAGAACTGGTGCATATCGGCCAGGCGGTGCTAAACCTCAAAGGCACGGTGGAATATTTCGTGGAGAATACGTTCAACTATCCGACGCTGGCAGAAGCCTACAAGATCGCCGGGCTGGATGCGTGGAACCGCATGGGTGAGTTGAAGAAGGATTGAGGCTTTGTTGCAGGTAAGAGATCATCTGCGATGTGCAAAAACTCTCCTGCCCATCACGCTCGGGCCTGTCCCGAGCATCTGCAACGTTTCGCTTTATGCGACGTGATTAGATTCTTGGGACAAGCCCAAGAATGACGCCGCGTATGGAACGAGGATGCCTATCACCTCGCATTCATTCGATGATGGGTGACGCGCACCCTCACCACCGAATGCTATACCGCGCACTCACCCCTGGCCGGAAATGATCCGCATATCCCTGATCAAGCGTACCCCGCACCGTCAGGTGGTCGCCCAGTTTCTGCTCCACCGCCACACCGCTGCTGAACTCGTTGAAACTGTTGCGGCTCGCCCCCGTCAGCACAAAGGCGGTGCCGGTTTCGGAGCGGGACAGGCGCAGTGACTGTGATACATCGAGCCCGTTCCATTGCTGCGCCGTGCCGTCGTAACGCACGGTAAAATTACGGTTCGCCTCGATATCAAGTTCCGGCGTGACGATACGCTTCTGCTGCGAGGTCATGGAAACGCTGCTCGACCCCGTCAGCGCGTTGACCATGACGCCGACATCCCGCGCGAGCGAAACACCGGGCAACTGTTCCGCCAAAAGGGTGACATTACCCCATAGCCTCACCGGCGTATCCACCACCTGCCCCGCCTTCGAAGCACTCATGCCCATTTCCAGCCCGGCGCGAATCGGCGTATCGACCGGCAGCTTCGCGCCGATGCGCGCGGTATAAGATCGGTCGGAATTCTTGACCGGCTTCCAGATCAACCCGGCGTCATCGGCACGGGCCGCACCCGCGGCGATGAAGAGCGATAATACAAGGGCAGAACCCGTTCGGAGCGACATACTTGTCCCTGGCAAATTAAGGGCGCGCCGGGAGACCCGGCAAGCACGGTAAAAGCTTAAGGCCAATGGTTTGGCAGCGATGAGGCCACGTCAAAGCGGCGCACGAAGCCCGAATGGCCGCAATGCGCGACCAGGGCAAATCATGCTGCGCAGGGTGCCAGATGAACGGGAGATGAACAAGAGCAGATGCAGCAAAAAATCATGTTGCACTGCATTGTGATCAGGATCTTCACGCGGCCGAGTGCCCCGGCCGCTTGACGAATCGGTGTTTTCCAACGGATATTTGTCACCGCGTAGCCTGCGCTAAACCTCCATGACCTTCCCCAGCAGGGTCTTCAACGGAGGCAAAGGGACTGTTGTCTCAGGTAACTGTCTTGGTCCGATCGTTTCGGGTGGGTTGCTGGGGAACTGCGTCCGAAACGTGAAAGGCCGACAATGACTGAAAATAGCAATCTGAAACGTCGTGTAAGAGCTCGCGCAGCCAAAACCGGCGAATCTTATACTGCTGCTCTCCAGCATATTCGCAGAATACCGGACGCTCCTTCGAGCAACTCAATACGAGTGGCGGTCGCGCAAACATCCTTGTTCAACGATCCCCGCGACGTTTCCGCCCTGAAGACCTGCGGAAACGAGATACGCCGTCTCATGGGTAATGCCCATAATGCTGGCACACGTCTCATACACTTCCCTGAAGGGGCAACGTGCTGGCCGCATAAACGGATCATGTCAGAGACTGGCCCGCGGGAAATCGGCCCTGCCGACTGGACACGCTTTGAATGGAAAACTCTGCGCGAAGAACTGGAGGCGATCAGGAAATTGGCGCGAAAACTGAAACTCTGGACAGTTCTAGGTGCCATTCATCAACTGACGCCGCCACACCGTCCATATAACAGCCTCTATGTCATCTCAGATCGTGGAACGCTCATAACCCGCTATGATGAGCGCCTTTTGTCGAAAACCAAAATCTCGTTCATGTACTCGCCGGGACGCCTCCCGGTGACGTTCGAAGTCGATTGCTTCCGTTTCGGTTGCGCGCTTGGCATGGAGGCGCATTATCCGGAAATATTCATGGAATATGAGAAGCTGAATGTTGATTGCGTGCTGTTTTCTACCGCAGGCGAAGACGCTTCAAATGCCCATGCGTTTGCCGCCGAGATATTGGGTCATGCAGCGAGCAACACCTATTGGGTCAGCTATTCCACACTTGCCGCCCAAAGTCCCGGCGCCCCATCGGGAATAGCAGCACCGGATGGTCAATGGGTTGCTCAATGCCCAATGAATGGGTTACCGGCAATTGCGCTGGCGGACGTCATCATCGATCGGGAACATCCCGCGCGACCATGGCGGCAAAAAGCTCGTACCGATCTATATGCCCCTCATCAGGTGGATAACGATCCGAGAAGCGATAGCCGGAAGGAGTTCTAGCGTAGCGCCCAGTGGCGATGATTATGCCGCTGGCCAACCGGTTCAAGGCCGAACACATCGCATCCTGAATCAAACGAAAAGGCCGCAGCTTTCGCCACGGCCCTTCAATTCAATCAGCTTGCACTGAAGAAGATTATTCGGCGTCGGCCTCAGTGGCCTTCTTCTTTGCCGGAGCCTTCTTCTTCGGAGCGGCTTCTTCGCCTTCAGCGGCGTCGTCAGCCTTGGCAGCAGCCTTTTTCTTGGCCGGAGCCTTCTTTTTGGTTTCCGTTTCTTCTTCGCCGTCGTCAGCCAGCAGCTCTTCCTTGGAAACGGTCTTGTCCGTTACCGAGATTTCGGTGAGCAGCTTGTCGATGACCTTCTCTTCGAAGATCGGAGCGCGCAGCGAAGCGGAAGCGCCGGGGGTGTTGCGGAAGAAATCGAGGATTTCCTTCTGCTGGCCCGGGAACTGCTGCAGCTGCTGGAACAGCGCGCGCTGCATTTCTTCTTCGGTCACTTCGACGCCGGCCTTTTCGCCGATTTCAGAAAGAACGAGGCCGAGGCGGACGCGGCGTTCAGCAAGCTTGCGATATTCTTCGCGGGCTTCTTCTTCGGTCGTGTCTTCGTCAGCGAAGGTCTTGCCGGACTGGGCGAGATCGGTGTTGATCTGGCGCCAGATGTTGTCGAACTCGGCGTCGACGAGGCCAGCCGGCGTGTCGAACTTGTACATCTCGTCCAGCTGGTCGAGGATCTGACGCTTGACCTTCTGGCGGGTGACGTTGCCGAACTGGCTTTCGATCTGGCCCTTGACGATCTCCTTCAGCTTTTCAGCCGATTCGAGACCGAGCTTTTCAGCCAGTTCGTCGTTGATTTCGACAGCAGCAGCGGCAGCAACTTCCTTGACGGTGACGTCGAAGGTGGCGTCCTTGCCTGCGAGGTTCGCAGCCGGGTAGTCGGCCGGGAAGGTCACAGTGATGGTCTTTTCGTCGCCGGCCTTAACGCC
This window of the Agrobacterium fabrum str. C58 genome carries:
- a CDS encoding TolB family protein; protein product: MRSSIEIFNIRTRKMRVVWQTPELFEAPNWSPDGKYLLLNSEGLLYRLSLAGDPSPEKVDTGFATICNNDHGISPDGALYAISDKVEFGKSAIYLLPSTGGTPRLMTKNLPSYWHGWSPDGKSFTYCGIRDQVFDIYSMDIDSGVETRLTHGEGRNDGPDYSPDGRWIYFNSSRTGQMQIWRVRVDGSSVERITDSAYGDWFPHPSPSGDKVVFVSYDADVFDHPRDLDVRVQLMDMDGGNVETLFDLFGGQGTMNSPNWSPDGDEFAYVRYFPVE
- a CDS encoding carbon-nitrogen hydrolase family protein, with the translated sequence MTENSNLKRRVRARAAKTGESYTAALQHIRRIPDAPSSNSIRVAVAQTSLFNDPRDVSALKTCGNEIRRLMGNAHNAGTRLIHFPEGATCWPHKRIMSETGPREIGPADWTRFEWKTLREELEAIRKLARKLKLWTVLGAIHQLTPPHRPYNSLYVISDRGTLITRYDERLLSKTKISFMYSPGRLPVTFEVDCFRFGCALGMEAHYPEIFMEYEKLNVDCVLFSTAGEDASNAHAFAAEILGHAASNTYWVSYSTLAAQSPGAPSGIAAPDGQWVAQCPMNGLPAIALADVIIDREHPARPWRQKARTDLYAPHQVDNDPRSDSRKEF
- the tig gene encoding trigger factor; this translates as MQVIETLADGLKRELKIVIPAADMKARLDERLVDAKDKVRINGFRPGKVPMGHLKKMYGKSIMADLVNELVREKPSEILSSRGEKSATQPAISMTEDEQEAEKILSAESDFEFTVAYEIIPAIELKANDGIKVTREVVEVSEDEINEQILKIAESARTYETKKGKAADGDRVTMNYLGKVDGVAFDGGTAEDAELVLGSGRFIPGFEDQLVGVKAGDEKTITVTFPADYPAANLAGKDATFDVTVKEVAAAAAVEINDELAEKLGLESAEKLKEIVKGQIESQFGNVTRQKVKRQILDQLDEMYKFDTPAGLVDAEFDNIWRQINTDLAQSGKTFADEDTTEEEAREEYRKLAERRVRLGLVLSEIGEKAGVEVTEEEMQRALFQQLQQFPGQQKEILDFFRNTPGASASLRAPIFEEKVIDKLLTEISVTDKTVSKEELLADDGEEETETKKKAPAKKKAAAKADDAAEGEEAAPKKKAPAKKKATEADAE
- a CDS encoding DUF1003 domain-containing protein gives rise to the protein MSDISDYIVSHFKRSSREIGEVERRILELSHQKKLVSSDINAEFSAGASLGDRLADNIAKVGGSWGFILSFCFFLIFWAIINTIVLTTRAFDPYPFIFLNLLLSMLAAIQAPIIMMSQNRQAARDRFEAAKDYEVNLKAELEVLSLHEKIDVKVLAELAALRQDIAAIHHHVTRKDD
- a CDS encoding NAD+ synthase: MSDRHDIQNHLRIAVGQFNPTVGDVAGNLARAREARADAATQGADLLLLTELFISGYPPEDLVLKPAFLKACLKAVEELAAETADGGPGVVIGFPRQGETGRHNSVALLDGGKIIALRDKIDLPNYGEFDEKRVFEEGSISGPYNFRGVRIGIPICEEIWNDMGVCETLAESGAEILLVPNGSPYYRGKLDVRHQVALRQVIESGLPLVFANQLGGQDELVFDGASFGFNADKTLAFQMSQFEATLAVTDWKRTADGWHCDSGPFSKIPEGEEADYRACMLGFRDYVNKNGFKSVVLGLSGGIDSAICAALAVDALGEERVRCIMLPYRYTSEESLKDAADCARALGCRYDIVPIVEPVEGFLSALSELFEGTEEGITEENLQSRTRGTILMAVSNKFGSMVVTTGNKSEMSVGYATLYGDMNGGFNPIKDLYKMQVYAISSWRNAHVPPGALGPSGEVIPANIIAKAPSAELRPNQTDQDSLPPYPVLDDILECLVEKEMSVEEILARGHDVATVHRVEHLLYLAEYKRRQSAPGVKITKKNFGRDRRYPITNRFRDR
- a CDS encoding LTA synthase family protein, with translation MSLRDSAPKTTASEKAGLVFSPAGLRSLSKLSGTAYTLANLTIASIVLVVALEWIARGSLRDVGAFLTSPARPGVTTIAAVLALLLALDAILGRRYLSLIAVAPLCALTGLISAQKQTYLSDPLYPSDLLFGRQILELLPTMLKAQPLTAALVVLGLCAAIAALVALWLLARRHSPGLSWRERAAGLVLALPLLAGLASLMDYSHYSWVRDRLNIIPMMWDQQENYRHNGFLMAFAFNIPMANVAAPEGYGDNSIADLTSKSASFAANKGDYPDVIMLMSESLWDPTRLENVELSADPMPTIRAKQSGNVFSPEFGGMTANVEFEALTGFSNAFLPYGSIPYQQYIRRPVPSLASFFRGEGYSAIAMHPFQEWFWNRKQVYKNFGFEEFRSEETLPAMEKRGNFASDDALMNEIMATADTAKNPLFLFAVTLQGHGPYEAARYAENTIDVTGGLSASASQALATYSQGVVEADDALLKLMRWAKKRDRETIIVLFGDHLPPLGQTFVESGYMPGMVASRRAPLEVMKKEHETPLVVWSSKKGVRKNIGTISPALLPYHVLKTAGFSDPFYTGTLGDVQQEFSVIDRHMLVATDGEAMPDWSIAPNAVPDVVRDYRLLQFDMMFGAQYGRERFFPGFNWLHEGAPAV
- the sthA gene encoding Si-specific NAD(P)(+) transhydrogenase, with protein sequence MYQFDLIVVGSGPAGRRAAIQAAKLEKKVLVIEKGSRVGGVSVHTGTIPSKTLRETALNLTGWRERGFYGRAYRVKQEIDADDLRRRLLITLDHEVEVLEHQFARNRVQHIRGTASFIDANTMKVVKSDGEVMTVTATSILLTIGTRPYRPPHIPFDGQAVLDSDEILEIKELPRSMVVVGAGVIGIEYATIFSALDTQVTVVEPRETMLEFIDKEIVEDFTYQLRDRNMKLIFGQKAEKVERDESGKCLVSLSNGRVLKAETVLFAAGRVGATDTLNLSACGLEADSRGRLKVDPETFQTSVPNIYAAGDIIGFPSLASTSMEQGRIAARHAVGAPAGEPPQFFPYGIYAVPEISTCGLTEEEVVERGIPYECGIAHFRETSRGHIMGLDSGLLKMIFSLKTRRLLGVHIVGEGATELVHIGQAVLNLKGTVEYFVENTFNYPTLAEAYKIAGLDAWNRMGELKKD